In one window of Pelosinus sp. IPA-1 DNA:
- a CDS encoding PTS sugar transporter subunit IIB: MKEPNISLTRIDNLLVHGQVGVTWTTALGANLIVVVDDLVAQEPRLPNTQYFY; the protein is encoded by the coding sequence ATGAAAGAACCTAATATTTCATTAACCAGAATAGATAATCTTCTTGTACATGGGCAAGTAGGTGTGACTTGGACTACCGCGTTGGGAGCAAATTTGATTGTAGTTGTAGATGACTTAGTTGCTCAAGAACCAAGACTTCCGAATACCCAATATTTTTATTAG